One Mycolicibacterium sarraceniae genomic window carries:
- a CDS encoding TetR/AcrR family transcriptional regulator: protein MSDLANAAERKSARTANGDRPVSTPRRGSRLPRDERRGQLLAAASEVFVDRGYHAAGMDEIADRAGVSKPVLYQHFSSKLELYLAVLNRHVENLVSGVRQALRTTTDNRQRLRAAVQAFFDFIEHDSQGYRLIFENDYITEPQVAVQVKVATESCTDAVFDLISRDSGLDPHRARMIAVGLVAISVDSARYWLNADRPVTKEVAVDGTVQFAWGGLSHVPLTRG from the coding sequence ATGAGCGATCTCGCCAACGCGGCCGAGCGGAAGTCCGCTCGAACAGCCAATGGCGACCGTCCTGTCAGCACGCCCCGACGCGGTAGCCGCCTGCCGCGTGATGAGCGCCGGGGCCAACTGCTCGCGGCAGCCAGCGAAGTCTTCGTCGACCGCGGATACCATGCCGCCGGCATGGACGAGATCGCCGATCGCGCCGGTGTGAGCAAACCCGTTCTGTACCAACATTTCTCAAGCAAGCTCGAGCTGTATCTGGCCGTCCTGAACCGGCATGTGGAAAACCTGGTGTCCGGCGTCCGGCAGGCGCTGCGCACCACCACCGACAACCGGCAGCGGCTGCGGGCAGCGGTGCAGGCCTTCTTCGATTTCATCGAGCACGACAGCCAGGGTTACCGGCTGATCTTCGAGAACGACTACATCACCGAGCCGCAGGTCGCCGTCCAGGTGAAGGTCGCCACCGAATCGTGTACCGACGCGGTATTCGACCTGATCAGCCGGGATTCCGGGCTCGATCCACACCGCGCCCGAATGATCGCGGTCGGACTGGTGGCCATCAGCGTCGACAGCGCCCGGTACTGGCTGAACGCCGACCGCCCGGTGACCAAAGAGGTCGCGGTCGACGGGACGGTGCAATTCGCCTGGGGCGGTCTGTCACACGTCCCGCTGACCCGCGGCTGA
- a CDS encoding ATP-dependent DNA helicase, translating to MTGMSTPAYVAELTEPSDVLRPELRGTVRVVGGPGTGKTSLLVAAAAAHIGAGADPESILLLTGSGRLAATTRSTLTAELLAARSARPCRAVVREPLVRSVHSYAFAVLRQAAARAGDPPPRLVTGAEQDGVIRELLAGDLEDSDASASRWPHVLRPALTTAGFATELRDLLARCAERGVDPQQLQRLGRLSGRPEWASAGRFAQQYEQVMLLRAAVGTAAPQATVPALGAAELVGAALEALACDADLLAAERSRIRLLFVDDAQHLDPQAARLVRVLAAGAKLTLLAGDPNQAVFGFRGADPAMLTAADTPVVELTRSHRCAPAVARAISGIAAGLPGNTAWRALESNTAVDGQVRVRVAGSAHAEAALIADTLRRAHLVDGVPWSRLAVIVRSPSAAAALPRALAGAGVPVAAAQLTGSLAEQPAAAALLSVLAATADGLDGEQAVSLVTGPIGRVDPVTLRQLRRALRHKSSGDFGDQLVAALTSGPVDLPAMLARPVNRVRAVLTAAGRGHRQHRDPRYTLWQAWERSGLQRRWLSAAERGGTEGALADRNLEAVTALFDIADDYVSRTTGASLAGLLDHVAGLQLPPVSTDGRTASETVAVVSPHAALDRDWDLVVIAGLQDGLWPNTTPRGGVLGTQRLLDVLDGLGDDVSARAPLLAEERRLLIAAMGRARHGLLVTAVDSDSGDDAALPSPFVAELAQYVTADAAESAAPVVAPPVLAQAAVVGRLRAVVCAPAGTVTDGERCTAAKQLARLAADGVPGADPAQWYGMTAVSTLEPLWSGAEHIVTLSPSTLQTLADCPLRWLAERHGGSDRRDLRSTLGSVVHALIAESASSAEQLVTQLETLWSTLPFDSPWYADNELDRHRAMLAAFVAWRSATRHELTEIGTEIDVDGLIVTPGDDGPGVRVRGRVDRLERDAEGRLVIVDVKTGKSLVTKDDAQRHAQLGLYQVAVAEGALADGDRPGGGRLVYVAKPNAAGATERAQSALTADGRDEWRQTVQRAAGATAGPQFLARVNDGCVHCPMRAACPAHTAPRTEPS from the coding sequence ATGACCGGCATGAGCACGCCCGCATATGTCGCCGAGCTGACCGAGCCATCGGACGTGTTGCGGCCGGAGCTGCGTGGCACGGTGCGGGTCGTCGGCGGGCCGGGCACGGGCAAGACCAGCCTGCTGGTGGCGGCCGCCGCCGCACATATCGGCGCCGGGGCCGACCCGGAATCGATTCTGCTGCTGACGGGTTCGGGGCGGCTTGCGGCGACCACCCGCAGCACGCTCACCGCCGAACTGCTCGCGGCCCGCTCGGCCCGGCCGTGCCGCGCGGTGGTACGCGAGCCGCTGGTTCGCTCGGTGCACAGTTACGCGTTCGCGGTGCTGCGGCAGGCCGCAGCCCGGGCGGGTGACCCGCCGCCGCGGCTGGTCACCGGGGCCGAGCAGGACGGCGTCATCCGTGAACTTCTCGCCGGTGACCTCGAGGACTCAGACGCGTCGGCATCGCGATGGCCACACGTGCTGCGTCCCGCGCTGACCACTGCGGGGTTCGCCACCGAACTGCGTGATCTGCTGGCCCGCTGCGCAGAACGCGGAGTGGACCCGCAACAGCTGCAACGCCTCGGGCGGTTGTCCGGGCGGCCCGAATGGGCGTCCGCGGGACGGTTCGCCCAGCAGTACGAACAGGTGATGCTGCTGCGTGCCGCGGTCGGCACCGCCGCACCGCAGGCCACCGTGCCCGCGCTGGGCGCGGCAGAGCTGGTCGGGGCCGCGCTGGAGGCGCTGGCCTGCGACGCCGATCTGTTGGCAGCGGAACGGTCCCGGATCCGCCTTCTGTTCGTCGACGATGCGCAACACCTCGATCCGCAGGCCGCGCGGCTGGTCCGGGTGTTGGCCGCCGGCGCCAAGCTGACCCTGCTGGCCGGTGACCCGAATCAGGCGGTCTTCGGTTTCCGCGGCGCGGACCCGGCCATGCTGACCGCCGCCGACACCCCGGTGGTCGAGCTGACCCGTTCGCACCGCTGCGCGCCCGCCGTGGCTCGCGCGATCAGCGGGATCGCGGCGGGGCTGCCCGGCAACACAGCCTGGCGAGCGCTGGAGAGCAACACCGCCGTTGACGGGCAGGTGCGCGTTCGGGTCGCCGGCTCGGCGCACGCCGAGGCGGCTCTGATCGCTGACACGTTGCGCCGCGCGCATCTCGTTGACGGAGTGCCGTGGTCGCGGCTGGCGGTGATTGTCCGTTCACCCTCGGCGGCCGCGGCGTTGCCCAGGGCGCTGGCCGGTGCTGGTGTTCCAGTCGCCGCGGCGCAGCTGACTGGTTCCCTCGCCGAGCAGCCCGCGGCTGCGGCCCTGCTGTCGGTGCTGGCCGCCACCGCTGACGGTCTGGACGGTGAGCAGGCGGTGTCATTGGTCACCGGGCCGATCGGCCGAGTCGACCCGGTTACCCTGCGCCAGCTGCGGCGTGCGCTGCGCCACAAATCCTCTGGTGATTTCGGCGATCAGCTCGTCGCGGCGCTCACCAGCGGGCCGGTCGACTTGCCGGCGATGCTGGCCCGTCCGGTCAACCGGGTGCGCGCGGTGCTCACGGCGGCCGGTCGTGGGCACCGTCAGCACCGCGATCCGCGCTACACCCTGTGGCAGGCCTGGGAACGCAGCGGGCTGCAGCGGCGCTGGCTGTCGGCGGCCGAGCGCGGCGGCACCGAGGGTGCGCTGGCCGACCGCAACTTGGAAGCCGTCACCGCGCTGTTCGATATCGCCGACGACTACGTCTCCCGCACCACCGGCGCATCCCTTGCTGGTTTGCTCGATCATGTTGCAGGCCTGCAACTTCCACCGGTCAGCACTGACGGCCGGACTGCAAGCGAGACGGTGGCCGTGGTGAGCCCGCACGCCGCGCTGGACCGGGACTGGGATCTGGTAGTCATCGCCGGACTGCAAGATGGGTTGTGGCCCAACACCACACCACGGGGTGGAGTGCTCGGTACCCAGCGATTGCTCGATGTCCTCGACGGCCTCGGCGATGACGTGTCGGCACGGGCTCCGCTCCTGGCCGAGGAGCGCAGACTGCTGATCGCTGCGATGGGCCGCGCACGGCACGGGCTGTTGGTCACCGCCGTCGACAGCGATTCCGGCGACGACGCCGCGCTGCCATCGCCGTTCGTCGCTGAGCTCGCGCAGTACGTGACCGCCGATGCCGCCGAATCGGCTGCGCCGGTCGTCGCGCCACCCGTGCTCGCACAGGCGGCGGTCGTGGGCCGGCTGCGTGCGGTGGTATGTGCCCCGGCCGGCACCGTAACCGACGGTGAACGTTGCACCGCAGCAAAGCAATTGGCGCGATTGGCGGCCGATGGCGTACCCGGCGCCGACCCGGCGCAGTGGTACGGCATGACGGCCGTCAGCACGCTCGAGCCGCTCTGGAGCGGTGCCGAGCACATCGTCACGTTGAGCCCGTCGACGCTGCAGACGCTGGCCGACTGCCCGCTGCGCTGGCTGGCCGAGCGGCACGGCGGCTCCGACCGCCGCGACCTGCGCTCCACCCTGGGGTCGGTGGTGCACGCGCTGATCGCCGAGTCGGCGAGCAGCGCCGAGCAGCTCGTCACGCAGCTAGAAACCCTATGGAGCACACTGCCGTTCGACTCACCCTGGTATGCCGACAACGAGCTCGACCGCCATCGGGCCATGCTCGCGGCGTTCGTCGCGTGGCGATCGGCCACCCGTCATGAGCTGACCGAGATCGGCACCGAGATCGATGTCGACGGGCTGATCGTCACCCCCGGCGACGACGGCCCCGGAGTGCGGGTGCGTGGGCGGGTCGACCGGCTCGAGCGCGATGCCGAGGGCCGCCTGGTGATCGTCGATGTCAAGACCGGCAAGAGCCTGGTGACCAAGGATGACGCGCAGCGGCACGCTCAGCTCGGGCTCTACCAGGTGGCGGTCGCCGAAGGGGCGCTCGCCGACGGCGATCGCCCCGGCGGCGGGCGGCTGGTGTACGTCGCCAAGCCGAATGCGGCGGGGGCGACCGAGCGTGCGCAGTCCGCGCTGACCGCGGACGGCCGAGATGAATGGCGGCAGACTGTGCAGCGGGCCGCCGGCGCGACGGCAGGCCCGCAGTTCCTCGCCCGGGTCAATGACGGGTGCGTGCACTGCCCGATGCGGGCGGCCTGCCCCGCGCACACCGCCCCGCGAACGGAGCCGTCATGA
- a CDS encoding DUF3107 domain-containing protein, whose amino-acid sequence MEVKIGVTDSPRELVFTSSQTPAEVEELVTSAFSKGGSDVLSLTDDKGRRFLVQTTKITYVEIGVADVRRVGFGIAAKPAEA is encoded by the coding sequence GTGGAGGTCAAGATCGGTGTCACGGACAGCCCACGTGAGCTGGTGTTCACCAGCTCGCAAACGCCGGCAGAGGTCGAAGAGCTGGTGACCTCGGCGTTTTCGAAGGGTGGTTCGGACGTGCTGAGCCTGACCGACGACAAGGGGCGCCGCTTCCTGGTGCAGACCACCAAGATCACTTATGTCGAGATCGGTGTCGCCGACGTGCGGCGGGTCGGCTTCGGGATCGCCGCGAAACCAGCAGAGGCTTAA
- a CDS encoding TIGR02569 family protein, with product MTDERPPDHVLATFGLKGQDPEPLGAGWEGGFKCGEVVLSVIADHARAAWSAKARETLFIDGVRLARPVRSTDGRYVVSGWRADTFVAGTPEPRHDEVVSAGVRLHEATAKLERPRFLTQAPVAPWSDVDVFIAADRAAWEERPLHSLPAGAVVAPGSADGERSVDLINQLAGLRKPTKSPNQLVHGDLYGTVLFAGTAAPGITDITPYWRPASWAAGVVVVDALAWGEADDGLIERWDALPEWPQMLLRALMFRLAVHALHPRSTAAAFPGLARTAALIRLVL from the coding sequence GTGACTGATGAGCGCCCGCCTGATCATGTCCTGGCGACGTTCGGTCTGAAAGGCCAGGATCCCGAACCTCTCGGTGCGGGTTGGGAGGGCGGCTTCAAATGCGGCGAGGTAGTGCTGTCGGTGATTGCCGACCATGCCAGGGCCGCGTGGTCGGCAAAGGCGCGCGAGACATTGTTCATCGACGGGGTGCGGTTGGCCCGGCCGGTGCGCTCGACTGACGGCCGCTATGTGGTGTCGGGTTGGCGGGCAGACACATTCGTCGCCGGTACGCCCGAACCGCGCCACGATGAGGTCGTCTCGGCCGGGGTGCGCCTGCATGAGGCCACCGCGAAGCTGGAACGGCCGCGATTCTTGACCCAGGCGCCGGTCGCGCCGTGGAGCGATGTCGACGTGTTCATCGCCGCGGATCGCGCAGCCTGGGAGGAGCGTCCGCTGCACTCGTTGCCCGCCGGCGCGGTGGTGGCACCCGGATCGGCCGACGGCGAGCGGTCGGTGGATCTGATCAACCAGCTGGCCGGGCTGCGTAAGCCGACCAAGAGCCCTAATCAACTGGTCCATGGCGACCTCTACGGGACCGTCCTTTTCGCGGGGACGGCCGCGCCGGGTATCACCGACATCACCCCGTACTGGCGGCCGGCGTCGTGGGCCGCCGGGGTGGTCGTCGTCGACGCGCTGGCCTGGGGCGAGGCCGACGACGGCTTGATCGAGCGCTGGGACGCGTTGCCGGAGTGGCCGCAGATGTTGTTGCGCGCGTTGATGTTCCGGCTTGCCGTGCACGCCCTGCATCCTCGTTCGACGGCGGCGGCGTTCCCCGGTTTGGCCCGTACCGCCGCGCTGATCCGGCTGGTTCTCTAG
- a CDS encoding MGMT family protein codes for MTAVTDEQVELVRRLVASIPAGRVATYGDIARAAELSSPRIVGWIMRTDSSDLPWHRVITASGQPATHLVTRQLERLRAEGVLADDGRVNLKQARHEF; via the coding sequence ATGACCGCGGTTACCGACGAACAGGTCGAGCTGGTGCGCCGGCTGGTGGCCTCGATTCCCGCGGGGCGGGTCGCCACCTACGGTGATATCGCAAGGGCTGCAGAACTTTCCAGCCCGCGTATCGTCGGCTGGATCATGCGCACCGACTCCTCGGATCTACCGTGGCATCGGGTGATCACCGCGTCCGGCCAGCCGGCCACCCACCTGGTCACCCGCCAGCTCGAACGTCTGCGGGCCGAAGGTGTGCTGGCCGACGACGGCCGGGTCAACCTCAAACAAGCCCGTCACGAGTTCTAG
- a CDS encoding ferritin-like fold-containing protein: MTAPQSAAESAANISADHPGVNELFALLAYGEVAAFYRLTDEARMAPDLRGRINMASMAAAEMAHYDLLRDALQARGVDVVPAMSRYASALENYHRLTTPSTWLEALVKTYVGDALAADFYLEIADVLPDEVAAVVRGVLSETGHSQFVVAEVRAAVTTSGRQRSRLALWSRRLLGEAITQAQYVLAEHDELVDLVLAGPGGLGQVADFFDRLQRTHADRMAELGLD; the protein is encoded by the coding sequence ATGACCGCCCCGCAATCTGCTGCCGAGTCAGCGGCGAACATCTCCGCCGATCACCCCGGCGTCAACGAGTTGTTCGCGCTCCTGGCTTACGGCGAGGTCGCGGCGTTCTACCGACTTACTGACGAGGCGCGGATGGCGCCCGACCTGCGCGGCCGCATCAACATGGCCAGCATGGCCGCCGCCGAGATGGCCCACTACGACCTGCTGCGCGACGCGCTACAGGCACGCGGCGTGGACGTCGTGCCGGCGATGTCGCGATACGCCTCGGCGCTGGAGAACTACCACCGGCTGACCACCCCGAGCACCTGGCTGGAGGCGCTGGTCAAGACGTATGTCGGTGACGCGCTGGCGGCCGATTTCTACCTCGAGATCGCCGACGTGCTGCCCGATGAGGTGGCCGCCGTAGTCCGCGGGGTGCTGTCGGAGACGGGACACTCGCAGTTCGTGGTCGCTGAGGTCCGCGCGGCAGTGACCACCAGCGGACGGCAGCGCAGCCGGCTGGCGCTGTGGTCGCGACGCTTGCTCGGTGAGGCGATCACCCAGGCCCAATACGTGCTGGCCGAACATGATGAACTCGTTGACTTGGTGTTGGCCGGGCCGGGCGGGCTTGGGCAGGTGGCCGACTTCTTCGACCGGCTGCAGCGCACTCACGCCGATCGGATGGCCGAGCTCGGTCTGGATTAG
- a CDS encoding alpha/beta fold hydrolase: MTQPLHVHRFGPAGPVQVLALHGLTGHGYRWRRLAEHHLPEITVAAPDLIGHGRSSYAAPWTIEANIAALATLVEHEANGPVLVVGHSFGGAIALNLAAACPDLVSGIVLLDPAIGLDGEWMHEISESMLASPDYPDRYEARTEKFTGSWADVDPADLDEDLDEHLIALPNGRFGWRICVPAMMSYWSELARDIVLPRKGTPTTLVRALGTDPPYVGTELLDGLSERLGADFTLVDVACQHMVPNAKPEETAKVIRDLLEAL, from the coding sequence GTGACCCAGCCTCTTCACGTCCACCGCTTCGGCCCGGCCGGCCCCGTCCAGGTGCTCGCTCTGCACGGCCTCACCGGCCACGGCTACCGCTGGCGGCGGCTGGCCGAGCACCACCTGCCCGAAATCACGGTGGCCGCGCCCGATCTGATCGGGCACGGCCGTTCCTCCTACGCCGCGCCGTGGACGATCGAGGCCAATATCGCCGCGCTGGCCACGCTGGTGGAGCACGAGGCCAACGGCCCAGTCCTGGTGGTGGGTCACTCCTTCGGTGGGGCGATCGCGCTGAATCTGGCCGCGGCATGCCCCGATCTGGTGTCCGGAATCGTCCTGCTCGACCCCGCGATCGGCCTGGACGGCGAATGGATGCACGAGATCTCCGAGTCCATGCTCGCCTCGCCGGACTACCCCGACCGCTACGAGGCCCGCACCGAGAAGTTCACCGGCTCGTGGGCCGATGTGGACCCCGCAGACCTCGACGAGGATCTCGACGAGCACCTCATCGCATTACCCAACGGCCGCTTCGGCTGGCGAATCTGCGTGCCGGCGATGATGTCCTATTGGAGTGAGTTGGCTCGCGATATCGTGTTGCCGCGCAAAGGAACTCCGACAACGCTGGTTCGGGCGCTGGGGACGGATCCGCCCTACGTCGGCACCGAACTGCTGGACGGCCTTTCGGAGCGACTCGGTGCGGACTTCACCCTGGTCGACGTCGCCTGCCAGCACATGGTCCCCAATGCCAAGCCCGAGGAAACCGCCAAGGTCATCCGCGACCTGCTCGAGGCCCTCTAG
- the moeZ gene encoding adenylyltransferase/sulfurtransferase MoeZ yields MPPLVEPAAELTRDEVARYSRHLIIPDLGVDGQKRLKNAKVLVIGAGGLGSPTLLYLAAAGVGTIGIVEFDVVDESNLQRQIIHGQSDIGRSKAESARDSVLEVNPLITVQLHELRLEPANAVQLFEQYDLILDGTDNFATRYLVNDAAALAHKPYVWGSIYRFEGQASVFWEDAPDGVGLNYRDLYPEPPPPGMVPSCAEGGVLGILCASIASIMGTEAIKLITGIGDTLLGRLMIYDALDMTYRTIRIRKDPETPKITELIDYESFCGVVSVAAADAAQDSTVTPRELRDLLDSDTKVALIDVREPVEWEINRISGAELIPKSAIESGEGLAKLPHDRIPVLYCKSGVRSAEALAVVKKAGFADALHLQGGILAWGKQIDPDMVMY; encoded by the coding sequence TTGCCGCCGCTGGTCGAACCAGCCGCTGAGCTCACGCGTGACGAAGTGGCGCGCTATAGCCGCCACCTGATCATCCCGGATCTGGGCGTGGACGGGCAGAAACGCTTGAAGAACGCCAAGGTGCTGGTGATCGGTGCCGGCGGTCTGGGGTCGCCGACCCTGTTGTACCTGGCCGCCGCGGGCGTCGGCACCATCGGCATTGTCGAGTTCGACGTCGTCGACGAGTCCAACCTGCAGCGTCAAATCATCCACGGTCAATCCGATATCGGGCGGTCCAAGGCCGAGAGTGCGCGCGACTCTGTCCTCGAGGTCAACCCGCTGATCACCGTGCAGCTGCATGAGCTGCGGCTGGAACCCGCTAACGCGGTGCAGCTGTTCGAGCAGTACGACCTCATCCTGGACGGCACCGACAACTTCGCCACCCGGTACCTGGTCAACGACGCCGCAGCGCTGGCGCACAAGCCGTACGTGTGGGGGTCGATCTACCGGTTCGAGGGGCAGGCGTCGGTGTTCTGGGAGGACGCTCCCGACGGTGTGGGCCTGAACTATCGCGACCTCTACCCCGAGCCGCCGCCGCCTGGCATGGTCCCCTCCTGTGCCGAGGGGGGCGTCCTGGGCATCCTGTGCGCCTCGATCGCCTCGATCATGGGCACCGAGGCCATCAAGCTGATCACCGGCATCGGGGACACCCTGCTGGGCCGGCTGATGATCTATGACGCGCTGGACATGACCTACCGCACGATCCGGATCCGCAAGGACCCCGAGACCCCGAAGATCACCGAGCTCATCGATTACGAGTCGTTCTGCGGTGTGGTGTCGGTTGCCGCGGCCGACGCCGCGCAGGATTCGACGGTCACTCCGCGGGAGCTGCGTGATCTGCTCGATTCGGACACAAAGGTGGCGCTGATCGATGTGCGCGAGCCGGTGGAGTGGGAGATCAACCGCATCAGCGGTGCCGAGCTCATCCCGAAGTCGGCGATCGAGTCCGGTGAGGGTTTGGCAAAGCTGCCGCACGACCGCATCCCGGTGCTCTACTGCAAGAGCGGTGTGCGCTCGGCCGAGGCGCTGGCCGTGGTGAAGAAGGCCGGTTTCGCCGATGCGCTGCACCTTCAGGGCGGCATCCTGGCCTGGGGGAAGCAAATCGATCCCGACATGGTGATGTACTGA
- a CDS encoding DUF3152 domain-containing protein gives MTYDPGHRGGGRVPVLRNEWREPLRALRDPLAGEQGRPRSNRDQRRRWRKQTWLGRFVSTYGWRAYALPVLIVVTGIVLYQTITGTAAPASEPTAHGKVEGPPTIGSSGTSIIGAPPRGLTEFDANLPTGILPEGGAFSEAGAKTWHIVPGTTPKVGEGTAKTFTYTVEIEDGVDTGSFGGDEGFARMVTETLSNPKSWIHNPQFAFQRVDATDEGAKPDFRVSLTSPMTVREGCGYEIPLESSCYNPAYGPDAQPRVFINESRWVRGAVPFQGDIGSYRQYLINHEVGHAIGYQHHEPCDENGGLAPVMMQQTFSTADDDASKFDPEYVKADGKTCRFNPWPYPIA, from the coding sequence GTGACCTACGACCCGGGGCACCGCGGCGGCGGTCGGGTGCCGGTGCTGCGCAACGAGTGGCGTGAGCCGCTGCGTGCACTGCGGGACCCGTTGGCGGGGGAACAGGGCCGGCCAAGATCCAACCGGGATCAGCGGCGGCGATGGCGCAAACAGACCTGGTTGGGCCGTTTCGTCTCGACTTACGGCTGGCGTGCGTATGCGCTTCCGGTGCTGATCGTGGTGACCGGCATAGTGCTGTATCAGACCATCACCGGAACTGCCGCTCCGGCGAGTGAGCCCACCGCTCACGGCAAGGTCGAAGGCCCGCCGACGATCGGATCAAGCGGCACGTCGATCATCGGCGCGCCGCCGCGTGGCCTGACCGAGTTCGATGCCAACCTGCCGACCGGGATCTTGCCCGAGGGCGGGGCGTTCAGCGAAGCGGGAGCCAAGACGTGGCACATCGTGCCGGGCACCACGCCCAAGGTCGGTGAGGGCACCGCGAAGACGTTCACCTACACCGTGGAGATCGAGGACGGTGTGGACACCGGCTCCTTCGGCGGTGACGAGGGTTTCGCCCGGATGGTCACCGAGACGTTGAGCAATCCCAAGAGCTGGATTCACAATCCGCAGTTCGCCTTCCAGCGCGTCGACGCCACCGACGAGGGCGCCAAGCCGGATTTCCGGGTGTCGCTGACGTCGCCGATGACGGTGCGGGAGGGATGCGGGTATGAGATTCCGCTGGAGTCGTCCTGCTATAACCCGGCCTACGGGCCCGATGCCCAGCCGCGGGTGTTCATCAACGAGTCCCGCTGGGTGCGCGGCGCGGTGCCGTTCCAGGGCGATATCGGCTCCTACCGGCAATACCTGATCAATCATGAGGTCGGCCACGCGATCGGGTATCAGCATCACGAGCCGTGCGACGAGAACGGCGGCCTGGCACCGGTGATGATGCAGCAGACGTTCTCCACCGCCGATGACGACGCCTCCAAATTCGACCCCGAATACGTCAAAGCCGACGGGAAGACGTGCCGGTTCAACCCCTGGCCGTATCCGATCGCGTAG
- a CDS encoding MmpS family transport accessory protein: MSDKKRRQRLVQWPRVALTTAGVLVAASATTLVVRTGEAATTTPDFGGATPTRTVVAVPAPRTSTPPLAPVTVTVPGLPVETPVLIPPTTAPTAAPMAQTTVDPRQIVYTVAGNQRPDDPVTITYADETGALRTSENVALPWRMTVVPTVPVNYVTASSGGSQLNCWITDARGATVAAQTDNAISATCNR, translated from the coding sequence GTGAGCGACAAGAAGCGTCGGCAGCGCCTGGTGCAGTGGCCCCGGGTGGCGCTGACCACCGCGGGCGTGCTAGTCGCCGCGTCGGCGACGACATTGGTCGTGCGGACCGGCGAGGCCGCCACCACCACGCCCGACTTCGGCGGCGCCACCCCGACCCGCACCGTGGTGGCCGTCCCCGCTCCCCGGACGTCCACCCCGCCGCTCGCGCCGGTCACCGTCACCGTCCCGGGCCTGCCGGTGGAGACTCCCGTCCTGATCCCCCCGACCACCGCCCCGACCGCGGCGCCGATGGCCCAGACGACGGTCGATCCCCGCCAGATCGTCTACACCGTCGCGGGAAACCAGCGACCCGATGATCCGGTCACCATCACCTACGCCGACGAGACAGGGGCGTTGCGCACCTCGGAAAACGTCGCGCTGCCCTGGCGGATGACGGTCGTCCCGACGGTGCCGGTCAACTATGTGACGGCCAGCAGCGGCGGAAGTCAGTTGAACTGCTGGATCACCGATGCGCGGGGGGCCACAGTGGCCGCCCAGACCGACAACGCGATCTCGGCGACCTGCAACCGCTAA